In Pseudomonas hamedanensis, a single window of DNA contains:
- a CDS encoding LysR family transcriptional regulator, producing MISDPGTPTLDQLKVFLTVVEVGSFAAAARKLHRATSVVSYSISNLEMQLGVSLFDRKTTRKPQLTEAGRTVLAEARTISNGVNGLRAKVSGLLHGLEAEVHLALDVMLPAERVVDALKTFREVFPTVTLHLHMEALGAVTQLVMDKKAGVGISGPLDISLDGIERISVGSVQLIPVAAPGHPLAAECRKLPGAAREFVQLVLSDRSTLTGDKDFAVVSTRTWRLADLGAKHMLLKEGIGWGNMPVPMVQSDLAEGRLVELDMPDCKGGTYTFDAIYRTDSPPGPAGRWLIERFGEQRVATR from the coding sequence ATGATCTCCGATCCCGGAACACCAACGCTTGATCAACTCAAAGTATTCCTGACGGTTGTGGAAGTGGGCAGTTTTGCCGCGGCGGCCAGAAAACTGCATCGCGCCACCTCGGTGGTGAGCTACTCGATTTCCAATCTGGAGATGCAGCTTGGGGTTTCGCTGTTTGATCGAAAAACAACGCGCAAACCGCAGCTGACGGAGGCAGGTCGAACCGTTCTTGCTGAAGCACGCACTATTAGCAACGGCGTAAACGGGCTTCGCGCAAAAGTCTCCGGTTTGCTGCATGGACTTGAAGCAGAAGTTCACCTCGCGCTCGATGTGATGCTCCCTGCCGAGCGAGTAGTCGATGCACTAAAAACCTTCAGGGAAGTATTCCCTACGGTCACCCTGCACTTGCATATGGAAGCCTTGGGGGCCGTGACTCAGCTGGTTATGGACAAGAAAGCGGGAGTCGGCATCAGCGGTCCGCTGGATATTAGTCTCGACGGCATTGAACGCATCAGCGTAGGCAGCGTTCAGTTGATACCGGTTGCCGCGCCTGGACATCCGCTTGCAGCCGAATGCCGCAAGTTGCCCGGCGCTGCCCGAGAGTTTGTGCAATTGGTGTTATCGGATCGCTCAACGCTTACAGGCGATAAAGACTTTGCCGTCGTCAGCACGCGCACTTGGCGGCTGGCAGATCTGGGCGCCAAACACATGCTGCTCAAAGAAGGGATCGGGTGGGGGAACATGCCCGTTCCCATGGTTCAGTCTGATCTTGCAGAAGGGCGCCTGGTGGAACTTGATATGCCCGACTGTAAAGGTGGCACCTACACCTTCGACGCGATTTATCGAACCGACTCGCCACCCGGTCCGGCTGGGCGGTGGCTGATTGAGCGCTTCGGCGAACAGCGTGTTGCAACCCGATAG
- a CDS encoding NADP-dependent oxidoreductase: MKGVQVAQYGQAEALELKELPDLVPNEDQVLINVAGSGVNPIDWKILSGAMQQFIPLPLPYTPGVEVAGTIAAVGNNVTNFAVGDKVFGFIGIVGGYATQVLSTPDRLAHTPPTLSLQEAGGVPAAALTAWQALHEHAAIQTGQKVLIHGGAGGVGSFAIQLAHLAGAYVIATSSAKNHDYLRSLGADEVIDYTSVKFEDSVANVDAVIDLVGGETQTRSWSVIKRGGVLVSPVSAPAAQTAREHGVSGKNFATRSDGSQLAEIAALFSTGKLRLEAQVVPLTEVVDAVRQSWAGHTRGKIVLDVNR, encoded by the coding sequence ATGAAAGGTGTCCAAGTAGCGCAATACGGCCAGGCAGAAGCGTTGGAACTCAAGGAACTTCCAGACTTGGTACCCAACGAGGATCAAGTGTTGATCAACGTTGCCGGCAGTGGGGTCAATCCCATCGACTGGAAAATCCTGTCCGGTGCCATGCAGCAATTCATTCCCCTTCCACTGCCTTACACGCCTGGCGTAGAAGTCGCAGGGACAATCGCCGCGGTCGGCAACAACGTCACAAACTTCGCGGTGGGCGACAAGGTGTTCGGCTTTATCGGCATTGTCGGCGGTTATGCGACCCAAGTCCTTTCAACGCCCGATCGACTTGCTCACACTCCGCCAACGTTATCGTTGCAAGAGGCAGGCGGCGTACCTGCTGCGGCACTGACAGCCTGGCAAGCCTTGCATGAACACGCCGCCATCCAGACCGGCCAAAAGGTCCTTATCCACGGCGGCGCAGGTGGCGTTGGCAGCTTCGCCATCCAGCTCGCCCACCTTGCCGGTGCATACGTAATCGCAACCAGCTCTGCGAAAAATCACGACTATCTTCGCTCGCTCGGCGCTGACGAGGTCATTGACTACACCTCGGTAAAATTCGAAGACAGCGTTGCGAATGTCGATGCCGTCATTGATCTGGTCGGCGGAGAAACTCAGACTCGCTCCTGGAGCGTGATTAAACGCGGGGGCGTTCTGGTTTCACCCGTCAGCGCACCCGCAGCACAAACAGCACGCGAACACGGCGTCAGCGGCAAAAATTTCGCTACCCGCTCCGATGGCAGCCAACTGGCAGAGATCGCCGCGCTCTTCTCAACCGGCAAGCTGAGACTTGAAGCTCAAGTGGTACCGCTTACGGAAGTTGTCGATGCGGTAAGACAGAGCTGGGCCGGGCACACTCGCGGAAAGATCGTGCTCGACGTCAACCGTTGA
- a CDS encoding efflux RND transporter permease subunit: MSEGRFNLSAIAVRQRAITVFLIFLIAVAGVLAFFKLGRAEDPPFTVKQLTVITAWPGATAQEMQDQVAEPLEKRLQELKWYDRSETYTRPGLAFTMLSLLDSTPPAQVQEEFYQARKKLDDEAIKLPAGVIGPMVNDEFSDVTFALFALKAKGEPQRRLVRDAETLRQRLLHVPGVKKVNIIGEQAERIFVSFSHDRLATLGLSPQDIFAALNSQNVLTPAGSVETKGPEVFLRVDGAFDTLQKIRDTPVVAQGRTLKLSDVATVERGYEDPATFLVRNNGEEALLLGVVMREGWNGLDLGKALDAETARINEEMPLGMTLAKVTDQAVNIDSAVGEFMVKFFVALLVVMLVCFLSMGWRVGVVVAAAVPLTLAIVFVVMAATGKNFDRITLGSLILALGLLVDDAIIAIEMMVVKMEEGYDRIKASAYAWSHTAAPMLAGTLVTAIGFLPNGFAQSTAGEYTSNMFWIVGIALIASWVVAVAFTPYLGVKLLPDIKKVEGGHAAIYDTPRYNRFRRILAWVITRKWLVAGTVVALFVVAIPGMGLVKKQFFPTSDRPEVMIEVQMPYGTSIEQTSATAAKVEAWLQKQDEAKIVTAYIGQGAPRFFLAMAPELPDPSFAKIVVLTESQEARETLKFRLREAVAEGLAPEARVRATQIVFGPYSPFPVAYRVMGPDPAKLRDIAEQVRGVMQDSPMMRTVNTDWGPLTPTLHFNLDQDRLQAVGLTSNAVAQQLQFLLTGVPVTAVREDIRSVQVVGRAAGNIRLDPAQIEGFTLVGAAGQRIPLSQIGQVEVRMEDPILRRRDRTPTITVRGDIAEGLQPPDVSGVIIQQLQPIIEALPSGYRIEQAGAIEESGKAGKAILPLLPIMIAMTLLIIIVQVRSISAMIMVFLTSPLGLIGVVPTLLIFNQPFGINALVGLIALSGILMRNTLILIGQIHHNEQEGLEPFHAVVEATVQRARPVLLTALAAILAFIPLTHSVFWGTLAYTLIGGTFVGTIITLVFLPAMYAIWFKIRPQSEGSSETVKTL, translated from the coding sequence ATGAGCGAGGGCCGGTTCAACCTCTCTGCCATCGCTGTTCGCCAACGGGCGATTACGGTGTTCCTGATTTTTCTGATTGCCGTTGCAGGTGTTTTGGCGTTCTTCAAATTGGGGCGCGCGGAGGACCCGCCGTTTACGGTCAAGCAACTGACGGTCATCACCGCGTGGCCCGGAGCGACTGCGCAGGAGATGCAGGATCAGGTCGCCGAACCCCTTGAAAAACGTCTGCAGGAACTCAAGTGGTACGACCGCTCGGAAACCTACACCCGTCCGGGACTGGCGTTCACCATGCTCTCGTTGCTCGACAGCACACCGCCTGCGCAAGTGCAGGAAGAGTTTTATCAGGCGCGTAAAAAGCTCGACGATGAAGCGATCAAGCTGCCAGCGGGTGTCATCGGGCCGATGGTCAACGATGAGTTTTCCGACGTGACGTTCGCGCTGTTCGCCTTGAAAGCCAAGGGCGAGCCGCAGCGAAGGCTGGTAAGGGATGCGGAGACGTTACGCCAGCGCCTGTTGCACGTGCCAGGGGTGAAAAAGGTCAACATCATCGGCGAGCAAGCCGAACGGATATTCGTCTCGTTTTCCCATGACCGATTGGCGACGCTGGGCTTGTCCCCGCAGGACATCTTCGCCGCATTGAATAGTCAGAACGTGCTGACGCCCGCCGGATCGGTCGAAACCAAGGGACCGGAAGTTTTTCTGCGGGTCGACGGTGCATTCGACACGTTGCAGAAAATTCGTGACACGCCGGTCGTTGCGCAAGGGCGGACACTCAAGCTCTCTGACGTGGCCACGGTCGAGCGTGGCTACGAAGACCCGGCGACCTTTCTGGTGCGCAACAACGGCGAGGAAGCGTTATTGCTCGGCGTGGTGATGCGCGAGGGCTGGAACGGTCTGGATCTGGGCAAGGCGCTGGATGCCGAGACTGCCAGGATCAATGAAGAAATGCCCCTGGGCATGACCCTGGCGAAAGTCACCGATCAGGCGGTGAATATCGACTCGGCTGTCGGCGAGTTCATGGTCAAGTTTTTTGTCGCGCTGTTGGTTGTGATGCTCGTGTGTTTCCTGAGCATGGGCTGGCGTGTCGGCGTGGTGGTCGCCGCGGCAGTGCCGTTGACGCTGGCGATCGTGTTTGTGGTGATGGCGGCCACCGGCAAGAATTTCGACCGGATTACGTTGGGCTCGCTGATTTTGGCGCTCGGGCTGCTGGTCGATGACGCCATCATCGCTATCGAAATGATGGTGGTGAAAATGGAGGAGGGCTACGACCGTATCAAGGCGTCGGCCTATGCCTGGAGCCACACGGCGGCGCCGATGCTGGCCGGCACGCTGGTGACGGCGATAGGCTTTTTGCCGAACGGTTTCGCTCAGTCAACCGCCGGCGAATACACCAGCAACATGTTCTGGATTGTCGGCATCGCGCTGATTGCTTCTTGGGTCGTCGCGGTGGCTTTCACGCCTTATCTGGGCGTGAAGCTGTTGCCAGACATCAAAAAAGTCGAAGGCGGGCATGCGGCGATCTACGACACGCCGCGCTACAACCGTTTTCGCCGGATTCTGGCGTGGGTGATTACGCGAAAATGGCTGGTGGCCGGCACGGTTGTCGCGCTGTTCGTCGTGGCGATTCCAGGCATGGGGCTGGTGAAGAAACAGTTCTTCCCGACCTCCGACCGTCCCGAAGTGATGATCGAAGTACAGATGCCTTACGGAACTTCGATCGAGCAGACCAGCGCCACTGCGGCCAAAGTCGAGGCCTGGCTGCAAAAGCAGGACGAGGCCAAGATAGTCACTGCCTATATCGGGCAGGGTGCGCCGCGTTTTTTCCTGGCGATGGCACCCGAGCTGCCGGATCCTTCGTTCGCAAAAATCGTTGTGCTGACGGAAAGCCAGGAGGCCCGTGAAACCCTCAAGTTTCGTTTGCGCGAAGCGGTGGCCGAAGGGCTTGCCCCGGAGGCGCGAGTTCGGGCCACGCAAATTGTTTTCGGCCCGTATTCACCCTTCCCGGTGGCGTATCGGGTCATGGGGCCTGATCCGGCGAAATTGCGAGACATCGCCGAGCAGGTCAGGGGCGTGATGCAGGACAGCCCGATGATGAGAACCGTCAATACCGATTGGGGACCGCTCACGCCGACGTTGCATTTCAATCTGGATCAGGACCGTTTGCAGGCGGTGGGGCTGACTTCGAATGCGGTAGCCCAGCAGTTGCAGTTCTTGCTGACTGGCGTCCCTGTCACGGCGGTTCGTGAGGATATTCGTTCAGTGCAGGTTGTTGGCCGTGCAGCGGGTAATATTCGCCTGGACCCGGCGCAGATCGAGGGCTTCACATTAGTCGGTGCGGCGGGCCAGCGAATCCCGTTATCGCAGATCGGGCAGGTCGAGGTGCGCATGGAAGATCCGATCCTGCGCCGCCGTGATCGCACGCCCACCATCACCGTGCGTGGCGACATTGCCGAAGGCTTGCAACCGCCGGACGTCTCGGGCGTGATCATCCAGCAGTTGCAGCCGATCATTGAGGCACTGCCTTCCGGTTACCGGATTGAACAGGCGGGCGCCATTGAAGAATCCGGCAAGGCGGGCAAAGCGATTTTGCCGTTGCTGCCGATCATGATCGCCATGACGCTGCTCATCATCATCGTGCAGGTGCGCTCAATCTCGGCCATGATCATGGTCTTCCTGACCTCGCCGTTGGGTTTGATTGGTGTGGTGCCGACTCTGCTGATCTTCAACCAGCCGTTTGGCATCAATGCGCTGGTCGGGTTGATTGCGCTGTCGGGGATTTTGATGCGCAACACGCTGATCCTGATCGGACAGATTCACCACAACGAGCAAGAAGGGCTGGAGCCGTTTCATGCTGTGGTCGAAGCGACCGTGCAACGGGCGCGCCCGGTGTTGTTGACTGCACTGGCGGCGATTCTGGCGTTCATCCCGCTGACGCATTCGGTGTTCTGGGGGACGTTGGCGTATACGCTGATCGGCGGGACGTTTGTTGGCACCATTATTACGCTGGTGTTTCTGCCGGCGATGTATGCGATCTGGTTCAAGATCCGTCCTCAGAGCGAAGGATCTAGTGAAACAGTAAAAACGCTTTAA